Proteins found in one Sulfurimonas sp. genomic segment:
- the tolB gene encoding Tol-Pal system protein TolB gives MKILFSILISITFLFASDATIEVIKKVDSLPTLAVEDSSEHEDETFKLKFFKTLIADLNVLSIFNVDRHHVITDYETNTVDVRNKDMNYVLKYNIEDSDEGFFLEMKLIEKENIVLGKKYKISDSKKYMFVAHTIAYEINEFMGQPSIEWMKKKVVFSRVVGPKRSEIVIADYTLNYQHIVIKGGFNLFPKWASQEQNGFYYTSLNEEKPTLKYVDIRKGSIKNIISSEGMMTCSDVSLDGSKLLLTMAPDSQPDIYIYDVATKIYSKLTNFKGIDVGAQFMGNDKVAFVSNRLGYPNIFSKDLKTGYVEQMVYYGKNNSACSANGEYVIYKARESSNAFSRNTFNLHMISTKTDFIRRLTASGVNEFPRFSKDSDAVLFIKNYKNQSSIGIIRLNHNKNYLFPLKYGKLQAMDW, from the coding sequence TTGAAAATACTATTTTCTATATTAATATCGATAACATTTTTATTTGCAAGTGATGCAACAATTGAGGTTATTAAAAAAGTTGATTCATTGCCTACATTAGCTGTTGAGGACTCTTCAGAACATGAAGATGAAACATTTAAACTAAAGTTTTTTAAAACATTAATAGCTGATCTAAATGTACTTTCAATTTTTAATGTAGATAGACATCATGTAATAACTGATTATGAAACTAATACTGTAGATGTAAGAAATAAAGATATGAATTATGTTTTAAAGTATAACATTGAAGATAGTGATGAGGGCTTCTTTCTAGAGATGAAGCTAATTGAAAAAGAAAATATTGTTTTAGGGAAAAAATATAAAATCAGTGATTCTAAAAAGTACATGTTTGTTGCACATACGATCGCTTATGAAATAAATGAATTTATGGGACAACCATCAATAGAATGGATGAAGAAGAAAGTTGTTTTTTCTCGCGTTGTGGGACCTAAAAGAAGTGAAATAGTGATTGCTGATTATACTTTAAATTATCAGCATATAGTTATTAAAGGCGGATTTAATCTATTCCCAAAATGGGCTTCTCAAGAACAAAATGGATTTTATTATACTTCTTTAAATGAAGAAAAACCTACATTAAAATATGTTGATATAAGAAAAGGCTCAATAAAAAATATTATATCTTCAGAAGGTATGATGACATGTTCTGATGTTAGTTTAGACGGTTCTAAACTTCTTTTAACAATGGCACCTGATTCTCAACCTGATATTTATATATATGATGTTGCAACTAAAATATATTCTAAACTAACTAACTTTAAAGGTATCGATGTAGGTGCACAGTTTATGGGTAACGATAAAGTTGCTTTTGTTTCTAATAGACTAGGGTATCCAAACATTTTTTCCAAAGATTTAAAAACAGGCTATGTGGAACAAATGGTATATTATGGTAAAAACAACTCTGCATGTAGTGCAAACGGTGAATATGTGATTTACAAGGCACGTGAGAGTTCAAATGCTTTTTCAAGAAATACATTTAATTTACATATGATATCAACTAAAACAGATTTTATTAGACGCTTAACAGCTAGCGGTGTAAACGAATTTCCAAGATTCTCAAAAGATTCAGACGCTGTACTTTTTATAAAAAACTATAAAAACCAAAGTTCAATTGGTATCATAAGATTAAATCACAATAAAAACTATCTTTTCCCGTTAAAATACGGAAAACTACAAGCAATGGATTGGTAG
- a CDS encoding TonB C-terminal domain-containing protein: protein MVKNDYYFYISGAISLFLFLVVTLSFSYMLFSASDIKSYALNKKDFISVSLSTDISKFKVKPAQTQDITMPDKIEENVNIDDLFSDVWTKNISKPKKIKEKTDNKRYNEIAKKVKTSKINEVESIREKIKSIDSSNNSDKSSSDSGADEVNEYLAKIQATIYNHFEPPQNTQGKSAEVIIELSAIGKMIDFRILKFSDNVSFNNELKKIKNRLKNVVFPKNPNNKNYTLRTYIISDKE, encoded by the coding sequence ATGGTTAAAAACGATTACTACTTCTATATAAGTGGTGCTATATCACTTTTCCTTTTTTTAGTTGTAACGCTAAGTTTCTCCTATATGTTATTTAGTGCTTCAGATATAAAATCTTATGCTTTAAATAAAAAAGATTTTATATCTGTTTCTCTAAGTACAGATATCTCGAAATTTAAAGTTAAACCTGCACAGACACAAGATATTACTATGCCTGATAAGATTGAAGAAAATGTAAATATAGATGATCTCTTTAGTGATGTTTGGACAAAAAATATTTCAAAACCTAAAAAAATTAAAGAAAAAACGGATAATAAAAGATACAACGAGATAGCAAAAAAAGTAAAAACTTCTAAAATAAACGAAGTTGAATCTATTCGTGAAAAAATAAAAAGTATCGACTCTTCAAACAACTCTGATAAAAGTTCTTCAGATTCTGGTGCTGATGAAGTTAATGAATATTTAGCTAAAATTCAAGCTACAATATATAATCATTTTGAACCACCTCAAAATACTCAAGGAAAATCTGCAGAGGTTATTATTGAGTTAAGTGCAATAGGTAAAATGATAGATTTTAGAATATTAAAATTTTCAGATAACGTTAGTTTTAATAATGAGCTAAAAAAAATAAAAAATAGATTGAAAAACGTAGTTTTTCCGAAAAATCCAAATAACAAAAACTATACGTTAAGAACATATATAATATCTGACAAGGAGTAA
- a CDS encoding ExbD/TolR family protein, translating to MYYDWEEKPELNITPLVDIMLVLLAILMVIAPNIVFEENIKLPQGSTSKQLESIPPIHITIRKDLTLKVNKDNFDINSFEDNFYKYSRKLDLKATVLISADKSLDYGVVMSVLGAVKQSGFTEVSLATNG from the coding sequence ATGTACTATGATTGGGAAGAAAAACCAGAGTTAAATATAACTCCTTTAGTTGATATAATGCTTGTGTTACTAGCTATATTAATGGTTATAGCACCCAATATAGTATTTGAGGAAAATATAAAGCTACCTCAGGGCTCAACTTCTAAACAGCTAGAGAGTATTCCACCTATACATATAACTATAAGAAAAGATTTGACTCTAAAAGTTAATAAAGACAATTTTGACATAAACTCATTTGAAGACAATTTTTATAAATATTCAAGAAAATTAGATCTTAAAGCTACAGTTTTAATAAGTGCAGATAAAAGTTTGGATTATGGAGTTGTAATGAGTGTATTAGGTGCTGTTAAACAGTCAGGATTTACTGAAGTATCATTAGCTACAAATGGTTAA
- a CDS encoding MotA/TolQ/ExbB proton channel family protein, whose translation MFNEILDFYLKSHPVTLGVLAILAIYFIVLNWVFFYRYFTLDSWLKNENESFEALLLGSSTVSESSYLYKFLRISSSTKKEVLQLGLLSATKKATKGLAILSVFSSTTPFIGLFGTVVSILDTFTHIGQSSGSMSIISSGVSDALIATAAGIFVAIFAYTYHQILKRKSYEIINFLQMQSDALLSKKD comes from the coding sequence ATGTTTAATGAAATATTAGATTTTTATCTAAAAAGCCATCCAGTTACACTTGGGGTATTAGCAATTCTTGCTATATACTTCATTGTACTTAATTGGGTGTTTTTTTATCGTTATTTTACACTTGATAGTTGGCTGAAAAATGAAAACGAATCTTTTGAAGCGTTGTTACTAGGCTCATCAACTGTAAGTGAATCCTCTTATCTGTATAAATTTTTAAGAATATCATCTTCAACAAAAAAAGAAGTATTGCAACTAGGTTTGCTATCTGCTACAAAAAAAGCCACAAAAGGTTTGGCAATATTATCAGTATTTTCATCTACTACGCCATTTATAGGACTTTTTGGTACTGTTGTGTCAATTTTAGATACTTTTACACATATTGGTCAAAGTAGCGGTAGTATGTCAATAATAAGTAGTGGTGTATCAGATGCACTTATTGCTACAGCTGCTGGTATATTTGTAGCTATTTTTGCTTATACTTATCATCAAATCTTAAAGAGAAAATCTTATGAGATTATAAATTTTTTGCAGATGCAGAGTGATGCACTACTTTCGAAAAAAGATTAA
- the atpC gene encoding ATP synthase F1 subunit epsilon has protein sequence MDTFKLEIVTPNGLIFSDEALSVTLPGQEGEFGVLAGHSSISTLLDAGVVDIEKTNKNVESVLINWGVVNVDEEKVVVLVEGAVAIRGESESDVAKALEDAKELVKSIEDSGAAIATVSAKLENAAQKLL, from the coding sequence ATGGATACGTTCAAATTAGAAATTGTAACTCCTAACGGTCTTATCTTCTCAGATGAGGCTTTAAGTGTTACTTTACCGGGACAAGAGGGTGAATTTGGTGTTTTAGCTGGTCACTCTTCTATCTCAACTTTACTTGATGCTGGTGTAGTTGATATTGAAAAAACAAACAAAAATGTTGAATCAGTATTAATCAACTGGGGTGTGGTAAATGTTGATGAAGAAAAAGTAGTTGTTTTAGTAGAGGGTGCAGTTGCTATTCGTGGTGAAAGCGAAAGTGATGTTGCAAAAGCTCTTGAAGATGCTAAAGAACTTGTTAAAAGTATTGAAGATTCAGGTGCAGCTATTGCAACTGTATCAGCTAAGCTTGAGAACGCAGCTCAAAAACTTTTATAG
- the atpD gene encoding F0F1 ATP synthase subunit beta, protein MIGKISQVMGPVVDVDFDGYLPVINEAIEVQVNVEGSEHRLVLEVAAHLGDGRVRTIAMDMSEGLVRGMECKATGAPIKVPVGEKVLGRIFNVIGETIDGGEQVTDSDTWSIHREPPALVDQSTKTEMFETGIKVVDLLAPYAKGGKVGLFGGAGVGKTVIIMELIHNVAHGHDGLSVFAGVGERTREGNDLYYEMKESNVLDKVALCYGQMSEPPGARNRIALTGLTMAEYFRDEKKLDVLMFIDNIFRFAQSGSEMSALLGRIPSAVGYQPTLAREMSALQDRITSTTNGSITSVQAVYVPADDLTDPAPASVFAHLDATTVLNRKIAEKGIYPAVDPLDSTSRLLDPQILGEEHYNVARGVQQTLQKYKDLQDIIAILGMDELSEDDKNVVERARKIEKFLSQPFFVAEVFTGAPGKYVSLEDTIKGFKGILEGDYDHMPESAFYMVGGMDEAIAKAEKSK, encoded by the coding sequence ATGATAGGTAAAATTAGCCAAGTTATGGGTCCTGTTGTTGATGTTGATTTTGACGGATATCTTCCGGTAATCAACGAAGCAATCGAAGTACAAGTTAATGTAGAAGGTAGTGAGCACCGTTTAGTTTTAGAGGTTGCTGCACACTTAGGTGATGGTCGTGTTCGTACAATTGCTATGGATATGTCTGAAGGTTTAGTTCGTGGTATGGAATGTAAAGCTACTGGTGCTCCAATTAAAGTACCAGTTGGTGAAAAAGTTCTTGGACGTATTTTCAACGTAATCGGTGAAACTATTGATGGTGGTGAGCAAGTTACAGATTCTGATACTTGGTCAATCCACCGTGAGCCACCTGCATTAGTTGATCAATCAACTAAAACAGAGATGTTTGAAACTGGTATCAAAGTTGTTGACTTACTAGCTCCTTATGCAAAAGGTGGTAAAGTTGGTCTATTCGGTGGTGCTGGTGTTGGTAAAACAGTTATTATTATGGAACTTATCCACAACGTTGCACACGGTCACGATGGTTTATCAGTATTTGCTGGTGTTGGTGAGCGTACACGTGAAGGTAATGACCTTTACTACGAGATGAAAGAATCAAATGTACTTGACAAAGTTGCACTGTGCTACGGTCAAATGAGTGAGCCTCCTGGAGCACGTAACCGTATCGCTTTAACTGGTCTTACTATGGCTGAGTACTTCCGTGATGAGAAGAAACTTGATGTACTTATGTTCATCGATAACATCTTCCGTTTTGCTCAATCAGGTTCTGAGATGTCAGCACTTCTTGGTCGTATCCCATCAGCTGTTGGTTACCAACCAACTCTTGCTCGTGAGATGTCTGCACTTCAAGATCGTATTACATCTACAACTAACGGTTCAATTACTTCAGTTCAAGCTGTATATGTACCAGCGGATGACTTAACTGACCCGGCTCCAGCTTCTGTTTTTGCTCACTTAGATGCAACTACAGTACTTAACCGTAAAATTGCTGAGAAAGGTATCTATCCTGCAGTTGATCCACTAGATTCAACTTCAAGATTACTTGATCCACAAATTTTAGGTGAAGAGCACTATAATGTAGCTCGTGGTGTTCAACAAACACTTCAAAAATATAAAGATCTTCAAGATATCATTGCGATTCTTGGTATGGATGAGCTTTCAGAAGACGACAAAAATGTTGTTGAACGTGCTCGTAAAATTGAGAAATTCCTTTCTCAGCCTTTCTTCGTTGCAGAAGTATTTACAGGTGCTCCTGGTAAATATGTATCTCTTGAAGACACAATTAAAGGTTTCAAAGGTATCTTAGAAGGTGATTATGACCACATGCCAGAAAGTGCATTCTATATGGTTGGTGGTATGGATGAGGCTATTGCTAAAGCTGAAAAAAGCAAATAA
- the atpG gene encoding ATP synthase F1 subunit gamma: MANLKDIQRKIKSVSNTQKTTRAMKLVSTAKLRRAEELAKRSRLYSDKLNQVLAEIAGRIKCHKVGGLDGNRCFTDIENPKTVDIIFVTADKGLCGGFNIQTIKAVNKLLAEYKEKNVKVRLSGVGKKGIEFFKYNETELFESVVGLSSKPDKKASDDFISTSIEDFKDGKVDAVHIVYNGYKNMITQELHVNKILPVDTEQFDCEEAEKSSMLEIEAQDEEIMLDSLVNKYVEYAMYYSLIDSVAAEHSARMQAMDAATNNAKEMVKSLNVEFNKARQAAITTELIEIISGVESMK, encoded by the coding sequence ATGGCAAACTTGAAAGATATTCAAAGAAAGATAAAGAGTGTTTCTAATACTCAAAAGACGACTCGTGCAATGAAGCTTGTATCAACTGCAAAGCTTCGTCGTGCAGAAGAGCTTGCAAAACGCTCACGTCTTTATTCTGATAAGCTTAATCAGGTTCTTGCCGAAATAGCTGGACGTATTAAATGTCATAAAGTTGGTGGGTTAGATGGTAATAGATGTTTTACAGATATTGAAAACCCAAAAACTGTAGATATTATTTTTGTAACAGCTGATAAAGGTCTTTGTGGTGGTTTTAATATTCAAACTATTAAAGCTGTAAACAAACTTTTAGCTGAGTACAAAGAGAAAAATGTAAAAGTACGTTTAAGTGGTGTCGGTAAAAAAGGTATTGAGTTCTTTAAATACAATGAGACTGAACTATTTGAGTCTGTTGTAGGTTTAAGTTCAAAACCTGATAAGAAAGCTTCTGATGATTTCATCTCTACTTCTATTGAAGATTTTAAAGATGGAAAAGTTGATGCAGTACATATTGTTTACAACGGTTATAAAAACATGATCACTCAAGAGTTACATGTTAATAAGATTTTACCGGTTGACACTGAACAATTTGATTGTGAAGAAGCTGAAAAATCATCAATGTTAGAGATCGAAGCACAAGATGAAGAGATTATGCTAGATTCTTTAGTTAACAAATATGTTGAGTACGCTATGTATTACTCACTAATTGATTCAGTTGCAGCTGAACATTCTGCTCGTATGCAAGCAATGGATGCAGCAACTAATAATGCTAAAGAGATGGTTAAATCGTTAAATGTTGAGTTTAATAAAGCGCGTCAAGCTGCTATTACTACAGAGCTAATAGAGATTATTAGTGGTGTAGAGTCTATGAAATAA
- the atpA gene encoding F0F1 ATP synthase subunit alpha: MVAKIQADEISSIIKERIDNFELNVDINETGKIVSYADGVAQVYGLSNIMAGEMVEFEEGTKGLAMNLEEASAGIVILGSGTGLKEGMSVKRLGKLLRVPVGDALLGRVVNALGEPIDGKGPIETTETRFVEEKAPGIMERKSVHEPLATGIKSIDALVPIGRGQRELIIGDRQTGKTTVALDTIINQKGNGVVSIYVAVGQKESTVAQVVRRLEEHGAMENTIVVSASGAEAAALQFLAPYTGVTMGEYFRDNARHGLIVYDDLSKHAVAYREMSLILRRPPGREAYPGDVFYVHSRLLERAAKLSDENGAGSLTALPIIETQAGDVAAYIPTNVISITDGQIFLETDLFNSGVRPAINVGLSVSRVGGAAQIKATKQVAGTLRLDLAQYRELQAFAQFASDLDEVSRKQLERGQRMVEVLKQGPFSPLSAEKQVLIIFAGNEGFLDDMDASNVVRFENELYPFIEASYPQIFENIRSASKVDDDTKALMLKALEEFKASFVVA, translated from the coding sequence GTGGTAGCAAAAATACAAGCTGATGAAATTAGCTCAATAATTAAAGAACGTATCGATAATTTTGAATTAAATGTTGATATTAATGAAACTGGTAAGATCGTTTCTTACGCTGATGGTGTTGCACAAGTTTACGGACTAAGCAATATCATGGCTGGTGAGATGGTAGAATTTGAAGAGGGTACTAAAGGTTTAGCAATGAACCTTGAAGAAGCAAGTGCTGGTATCGTTATTCTTGGTTCTGGTACAGGACTTAAAGAAGGTATGAGTGTAAAAAGACTTGGTAAACTTTTACGTGTACCAGTTGGTGATGCTCTTTTAGGTCGTGTTGTAAATGCACTAGGTGAGCCTATCGATGGTAAAGGTCCAATTGAAACAACTGAGACTCGTTTCGTTGAAGAAAAAGCACCTGGTATTATGGAGCGTAAATCTGTACATGAACCATTAGCAACTGGTATCAAATCTATTGATGCACTAGTGCCAATCGGTCGTGGTCAACGTGAGCTTATCATTGGTGATAGACAAACTGGTAAAACAACTGTTGCACTAGATACTATTATCAACCAAAAAGGTAACGGTGTTGTATCTATATATGTTGCTGTTGGTCAAAAAGAATCAACTGTAGCACAAGTTGTTCGTCGTTTAGAAGAACACGGTGCAATGGAGAATACTATCGTTGTATCTGCAAGTGGTGCTGAAGCTGCTGCACTTCAATTCTTAGCTCCATATACTGGTGTTACTATGGGTGAGTACTTCCGTGACAACGCTAGACATGGTCTAATCGTATATGATGATTTATCTAAACATGCGGTAGCTTACCGTGAGATGTCACTTATTCTTCGTCGTCCTCCAGGTCGTGAAGCATACCCAGGTGATGTTTTCTATGTTCACTCTCGTCTTTTAGAGCGTGCAGCTAAGTTAAGTGATGAAAACGGTGCTGGTTCTTTAACTGCATTACCAATCATTGAAACTCAAGCTGGTGACGTTGCTGCGTATATTCCAACAAACGTTATCTCTATTACTGATGGTCAAATCTTCCTAGAAACTGACCTATTCAACTCAGGTGTTCGTCCAGCAATTAACGTTGGTCTTTCAGTATCTCGTGTTGGTGGTGCTGCTCAGATCAAAGCTACTAAGCAAGTTGCTGGTACTTTACGTCTTGATCTTGCACAATACCGTGAGCTTCAAGCGTTTGCTCAGTTCGCATCTGATCTTGATGAAGTTTCTCGTAAACAACTAGAGCGTGGTCAAAGAATGGTAGAAGTTCTAAAACAAGGGCCTTTCTCTCCACTTTCTGCTGAGAAACAAGTTCTTATCATCTTCGCTGGTAACGAAGGTTTCCTAGATGATATGGATGCTTCAAACGTTGTAAGATTTGAGAATGAGTTATATCCATTTATTGAGGCTTCTTACCCTCAAATTTTTGAAAACATTAGAAGTGCGTCTAAAGTTGATGATGATACTAAAGCACTTATGTTAAAAGCACTTGAAGAGTTCAAAGCTTCTTTCGTAGTAGCGTAA
- a CDS encoding F0F1 ATP synthase subunit delta, with amino-acid sequence MSELVAKRYIKALKSDLDNDSLISLSEIFSELALSFKDENFKNVISNPSISDSDKTNILLDAVKSAKSDKVNNFIKLLGENKRLNVIPSLSVALKKDIAQSTKTYHGVVYSDNDIDASVVKNLGDGLGKKYDSQITLDFVKSDFDGVKVDVEDLGIEINFSKSRINDQIIEHIVKAI; translated from the coding sequence ATGAGTGAATTAGTAGCTAAAAGATATATAAAAGCTCTAAAGAGTGATTTAGATAATGATTCTTTAATAAGTTTAAGTGAAATATTTTCAGAATTAGCTTTATCTTTTAAAGATGAAAACTTTAAAAATGTTATTTCAAATCCAAGTATTTCTGATTCAGATAAAACAAATATTTTATTAGACGCAGTTAAATCGGCAAAATCTGATAAAGTTAACAATTTTATAAAACTACTTGGTGAGAATAAACGTTTAAATGTTATTCCATCTTTATCAGTAGCACTTAAAAAAGATATTGCACAAAGCACAAAAACATATCACGGTGTAGTTTACAGTGATAATGATATTGACGCTTCTGTTGTTAAAAATTTAGGTGATGGATTAGGTAAAAAGTATGATTCACAAATCACACTGGATTTTGTAAAAAGTGATTTTGATGGTGTTAAAGTAGATGTTGAAGATTTAGGTATTGAGATTAACTTCTCAAAATCAAGAATCAACGACCAAATTATAGAACATATTGTAAAAGCAATATAA
- a CDS encoding F0F1 ATP synthase subunit B, whose protein sequence is MIKILLLSLMVSTYALASGGGEGGTDIVQRTVNFALFAGLIWYLIAEPAKAFFKGRSQGIADELQKVKDRLKESDELKKEALAKVKEAEKFAADLQESSKKENKVLNDSIMAQCEKDLVNLAKSQKTHMEFEQRKMVREVVENTITKLLSDSSSDFDKEAMANVILKKVA, encoded by the coding sequence GTGATTAAAATTTTACTGTTATCGCTAATGGTATCAACTTACGCATTAGCATCTGGTGGTGGTGAAGGTGGCACAGATATAGTTCAAAGAACTGTAAACTTTGCTTTATTCGCTGGACTTATTTGGTATTTAATTGCAGAACCTGCAAAAGCTTTCTTTAAGGGAAGAAGTCAGGGAATTGCAGATGAATTGCAAAAAGTTAAGGACAGATTAAAAGAGTCTGATGAACTTAAAAAAGAGGCACTTGCAAAAGTTAAAGAAGCAGAGAAATTTGCTGCTGACCTGCAAGAATCATCTAAAAAAGAGAATAAAGTCTTAAATGATAGTATCATGGCACAATGTGAGAAAGATTTAGTTAATTTAGCTAAATCTCAAAAAACTCACATGGAATTTGAACAACGCAAAATGGTAAGAGAAGTTGTAGAAAATACAATTACTAAATTACTTTCTGATTCAAGCAGTGACTTTGATAAAGAAGCTATGGCTAACGTTATCTTAAAGAAGGTTGCATAG
- a CDS encoding FoF1 ATP synthase subunit B': MLDVNPILLIATLVVFLTLIATLNSWLYNPLFAYMNKRDDDIKKDMQKAGTNDNEINELHAKAEKIVMDAKLEAAALREKVIADAKELAESKLEAKRAELANEYLEFEKTLDEAKEVLGKDLDSQMPIFKDSLNAKFSQL, translated from the coding sequence ATGTTAGATGTTAATCCAATATTGCTAATAGCTACGTTGGTTGTATTTCTTACACTAATCGCTACTCTTAACAGTTGGCTATATAACCCATTATTCGCTTACATGAACAAAAGAGATGATGACATTAAAAAAGACATGCAAAAAGCAGGTACTAATGATAATGAAATCAACGAATTACATGCTAAAGCTGAAAAAATAGTTATGGATGCTAAACTGGAAGCTGCAGCTTTAAGAGAAAAAGTAATTGCAGATGCTAAAGAGTTAGCTGAAAGTAAGTTAGAAGCTAAGAGAGCCGAATTGGCTAATGAATATTTAGAGTTTGAGAAAACTTTAGATGAGGCTAAAGAGGTATTAGGGAAAGATTTAGATTCTCAAATGCCAATTTTTAAAGATTCACTAAATGCAAAATTTAGTCAACTATAA
- a CDS encoding ParB/RepB/Spo0J family partition protein, translated as MKSQKLGRGLDALLGEIDEAYDNEGSYKDTVVELDVKNIRPNPYQPRKHFDDESLAELSDSIKHDGLIQPIVVTEDVDGYIIIAGERRFRATKLAKLKTIRAIIQHSDEQKMRQFALIENIQRQELNAIELANAYSELIKLHKITQEELAGKIHKSRTHITNTLRLLQLSSKTQKALIDGKITAGHAKVLVGLDDRQQQLIVNSIIGQKLSVREVESMIKSLKNKQLTDDTISKEKSKKLDFANIQTRFYDLGFNVKTSQNKLTIEFEDEEDIAKLLTYLDNQ; from the coding sequence ATGAAATCACAGAAGTTAGGTCGCGGTTTAGATGCTCTTCTTGGTGAGATAGATGAAGCATATGATAATGAAGGTTCTTACAAAGATACTGTTGTAGAGCTAGATGTAAAGAATATACGTCCTAATCCATACCAGCCTAGAAAACATTTTGATGATGAATCACTTGCAGAATTATCTGATTCTATAAAGCATGATGGACTTATTCAGCCAATTGTTGTTACAGAAGATGTAGATGGTTATATAATAATAGCTGGTGAGAGAAGATTCCGTGCTACTAAATTAGCAAAACTAAAAACTATACGTGCGATCATTCAACATTCTGATGAACAGAAAATGCGTCAGTTCGCACTTATTGAGAACATTCAACGTCAAGAGTTAAATGCAATTGAACTAGCTAATGCATATAGTGAACTTATAAAGTTACATAAAATAACTCAAGAAGAACTTGCAGGAAAAATTCATAAAAGTCGTACACATATTACAAACACTTTAAGACTGCTTCAATTATCATCAAAAACACAAAAAGCTTTGATAGATGGAAAGATAACAGCAGGCCATGCAAAAGTTTTAGTAGGATTAGATGATCGCCAACAGCAGCTGATTGTAAATTCTATAATTGGTCAAAAACTAAGCGTACGTGAAGTAGAATCTATGATAAAAAGCTTAAAAAATAAGCAATTGACTGATGATACAATAAGCAAAGAAAAATCAAAAAAGCTTGATTTTGCTAATATTCAGACAAGATTTTATGATCTTGGATTCAATGTAAAAACCTCTCAAAATAAGCTAACTATCGAATTTGAAGACGAAGAAGATATAGCAAAATTACTCACATATTTAGATAATCAATAA
- a CDS encoding ParA family protein, translating into MSEVIVIANQKGGVGKTTTAVNLAASLAVAEKKVLLIDSDPQANATTSLGFHRNDYEFNIYHVLIGTKKLKDIILKSDLPTLHLAPSNIGLVGIEKEYYDVDKTKGRELVLKNAIANVKKDYDYIIIDSPPALGPMTINALSASNSVIIPIQCEFFALEGLAQLLNTVKLVRKSINPKLSIKGFVPTMFSSQNNLSKQVFADLRQHFKTKLFRDLEDKIIVVPRNVKLAESPSFGKPAILYDVKSAGSIAYQDLAQAVIA; encoded by the coding sequence ATGAGCGAAGTAATAGTAATAGCCAATCAAAAGGGTGGTGTAGGTAAAACAACTACTGCCGTGAACCTTGCTGCCTCACTTGCTGTTGCAGAAAAAAAAGTTCTCTTAATAGACTCAGATCCTCAAGCAAATGCAACTACATCTTTAGGGTTTCATAGAAATGATTATGAGTTTAATATTTATCATGTCCTTATCGGTACCAAAAAACTTAAAGACATAATTTTAAAATCAGATCTTCCTACACTTCACTTAGCACCTTCAAATATAGGTCTAGTTGGTATTGAGAAAGAGTATTACGATGTTGATAAAACAAAAGGTCGTGAGCTTGTTTTAAAAAATGCTATAGCTAATGTAAAAAAAGATTATGACTATATTATTATTGATTCGCCTCCGGCACTTGGACCAATGACAATTAATGCACTATCGGCTTCAAACTCTGTAATTATTCCTATTCAATGTGAATTTTTTGCACTAGAAGGTTTAGCGCAACTTTTAAACACAGTTAAGCTTGTTAGAAAGTCTATAAACCCTAAGTTAAGTATAAAAGGTTTCGTACCAACTATGTTTTCTTCTCAAAACAACCTTTCAAAACAGGTGTTTGCTGATCTTAGACAACATTTTAAAACGAAGCTATTCCGTGACTTAGAAGATAAGATAATTGTAGTTCCTAGAAATGTAAAGCTTGCAGAATCACCATCATTTGGAAAACCTGCTATTTTATACGATGTAAAATCAGCAGGTTCTATAGCATATCAAGACCTAGCTCAGGCGGTTATTGCATAA